Genomic segment of Vitis riparia cultivar Riparia Gloire de Montpellier isolate 1030 chromosome 19, EGFV_Vit.rip_1.0, whole genome shotgun sequence:
ttcactaactttatttcctttcttttaattttattgtttttttttctaaccttaactttcttctagttttcttttgttttagttgtttttgttttgttttcagataAGTAGagatttgtgcatgccctattggattcgggaccaagagggaagattagtaaggattgagaatcctcaagacacagagttgaatatctgtgtaaacatcatggaccctccacaagaggatcagaattctcaacaaggtcaagggggggggtaatccaaatgcatatctatccatgaggataggatgcacccaccaaggaNNNNNNNNNNATTACAGGATCAACCTTACCAACTGCTGTTTCTCCAATCAATGAGTACaaacccttcttttttttcttttcatgactAGCAAAGGCCCTTTTGAAATTTTCGAAGTTTCATTAATTTTCAGATTTAAATGTACAACCACTTTGATCTAGCAttaagagagagaaggtttctCTTTAGCTGGGGAACATAGCTCTCCTCTTGCAGAACTCTTTCAAAGACATCGAACATTCTGATCTTATTGACCCAATACCAATGACCTTGACTCAGAGGACTTCCAATGGTATCTATTACACACAGTACATCAACTAGATTAATAATATCCCAAAATACCTGAAATTCTGGTTCTGTCTCCTCTAGACTCGAGAAATTAGTGTGATAATTTGGAGTTCCATTTGCACTAGCTAGGTTCAAATCCATGAAAAGGGACACTCTTGTGTCACCTTGTTTATTAGTTGTGCAATATCCAGAATGAGTATATTTTGGTGTTGATTTTCTCTATGTTATCCACGAGTGACCAAACAAATTCCTCTGGGAGAATAAGAGGCCCCAACAAGTAGACGAGACTCGGGAAGAGACAACCAATAAAACAAACCTGATAGCAAGCTCCATTGAGTGTGATAGAACAGTGAACAGTCCAGTAAGGAATGCCAGTCCCATTGAGGCAAGTGACATCCATAACAACTGCAAGGCAATAAAGTGCagattccatttatttttctcatcatTCAAAGATGATGTGAAAAGAATCACTGTAGCGGTCATGGATGTAGTCATAGCTACTGTATCAGTGACAATAAAAGCTTTGAATGCTGCTTTCCTTGTTAGCACTGCCATCCCTTGATGTGGACCTTCACTTTGGACGCCCCCTGGAAGGGTGAATGTGGCTGTAAATGTGACTGTTGCAACTAATGTTGCCATTACTATGAGGGTGCCCGCCATTTCTTTACGCCTCTTGTCCCGTATTGATTCTATTATAAGATTTTCTTGCTCTAGGATTCCCTCTAACTTTTTAGCTTGCTTTGCACTTGCCGCCTTCAGAATTTCTATGGTCCGTTGCTGCAACAGAGGAGGCCGTAAATGAAAGCTCTTTTCTGGTAAGGTTAGTAGTGAAATATTATTACAAAAGAGTATACTAAAAGTAGtttgaaaaccttttaacacatcaaacacatttcatttttatagtaaacaactaaaagatgtaaTTGTCTCAAACTGTCCCTTGGAAGGGATgactttttctatatttttatttatttgtcctttctttaaaatagaaaagaattaTATGCACCTTTTTTGCTTTTATCTTTTCATCACCGGCACAACCAGTCTTGTTTGGAGTTGCTTGGGCTTGATTCCCATCCGTGCCTTCATTTCCTTCATTACTTGGTGAAACAAACTGCCAAAAGTTAGAGACAATGTTAATTTCTACTATTTGATTGCATtgagaaatggaaaagaaaagaaaaaactcgAAGGCATTTGTGAGACTGAGAGAAAGCAGAATGCTTATCCATTTATTCACACCTGAAATTTCCTAGCAATATCCAGGGTTGTTTCACCTTTTTTATTGATTGCCGTAGTATCCACATTTCCTGTTTGGATAAGAGTACTTACGATGCTGCTGTGCAATTTTGCTGCTGCAAGATGCAAAGGGGTGTTTCCGTCCTCATCGGTCTCATTCAATAGATCATTCACCATGaacatattttgaatatatCGAACAATTTTAAGATGTCCATTTTGGGTTGCTACATGAAGGATATTTTGGTGGTGATTGTTGAGTAATTCGATCGAATAGCGGCAGCGCTTGACAAACAATTTCAATACATTCAGATGCCCATTTTCTGCAGCCATATGAGCCGGTGTTGCTAAATTGCCATCGAGGAAAGATCCATTGGAAGGTTTTAGTTGTAGTAAATGATCGACCAAGGCTAAGGCACCGGAGGCTGCAGCATAGTGAAGAGGACTTCTTCCGCTGCTATCTTTTTCATTCACCAGGTACGACAAATTTTGGAGTATAATTTTCATAGTCGCTTACAAGTTTCAATTAGGAGACAAAAGAAAGACACGTGTTAAATAgatataaagagaaaaacagaAATTTCTTAGATCACACAAATTTCTACTTGTGTCCTAACAAACAATTGGGGAATTGTGGTTGAGTGATATAAATGAAAACGTTGGATGAAGCCAACCGAACTCGAATCAGCAGttgttttaatattataattaccAAGAGGATCAAAGCCtggaaaaggcaaaaaaaaatggaaaaagaatcTTACTCAAATCAGCTCTCAGAATGGCCCTGTGGAGAATTGTCTGGCCGTTTGAACTTCTATGGAGAAGAGAAGAGGGCTTTGAATTTGGTAATATAGTTTTCACAATTTCACTTGCCCTAGTATCAACAGCCATTAAAAGTGGAGACTCCCCAGCATTGTTGAGTGAAACAAACAGATCTGAGTCCTTTGCTTCCATGAATACTAGCACAGTAGAATGGTGACCATTTCTAACAGCTTCATGTAATGGCGTGTTGCCTTCCATGTTTCTCATTCTCAGTACCTGTTGTATCCCTCCAGTTTCGACATCTGTGGACTCGGTCGCCcaattaataagaaattttacCACATGAACATGGCCAGATCTAGCTACAGTGTGAAGTGGGGTTTCATGTTTAGAGTTCTCAGTGAGAAGCCAAGCTGGCGTACCCTCGCTGAGTAACGCTTCCAGTATTTTCTTGTTCCCTACTCTTGCAGCAATATGAAGCGGTGTGTTCTTCCTTTGACTTGAGTCAAAGCCGACGTGTAAGTTCAGGTTACGGATCTCATCATGATCTACGGCTAGGGCTCGGGCTCGGGCTCGGGCTATCGCCCACTCCACGCTCTGGATCAACAAGTCGAAAGCCACTGTAAGCAAAGCATCGGCCATTGTCTCAGGGCTCTCTGCTACATGCCCTCTCTCACATACGTTTAGAATGACCTAGAAAAACCAAGTCACTGTTAAATTTAGAATGACGTAGAAAAACCAAGTCATTGTTAAATCTtgactaatatttatttttattaatcttaaataagacatttatttattaaatatcaatCTTCGTAggtaaaatattatagatacatgaaataattacaaaatatttacaataaaaaattagccATCCATGTAGTCATAGTTATAACATACACTCTTATAATACATGggtaaataagataaaaaaactattaagattaaaaataaagtaactattttgacttaatatttaaaagttatttttaattttaagttatgatattttaagttattttattaagtatgtttaatttacttaataatttaattagtatggtcaattggttcacctttggtatttTGCTAAATCttagaaaaaagaagagaattcTTGTGGTTTAAGGAAACGGACAAGaatcaaaagaaaggaaattaaagCAAAAGAAAGAGGTATATCCCGATGCTTACTTATTTGACACTCCAAAGTATATGTAATTCCAATTGGTGATCATTCTGggaatttatttccattttatttttttttcataatttatgtcaattctaattgaaaatagtatttacatacatatatatatatatatatatatatatatattttgtatttgaagtttacaaaattaatcttaaaattatagaaaatgtaAAATGTAAACTATTTTATTCGTAtttcaacttaaaaacaaaaaaaaacaaaagaaaattaacaaaatgtaagtgaaaatattttgtccaatatttctataaaatataaatgaaaatagtatGATGGATGATGTTGTACTCCTtacaaatgaattttcatttattaagcTTTCAAATTTATTGTGACCCACCAAAACATACCAAAAATAGTATTTATAACAACcaattaagatatttatttttattaactaatattttgaaagtaactaatatttatttttattaatcttaaataagacatttatttattaaatgttaaatattcataggtaaaatattatagatacatgaaataattacaaaatatttactatagAAAATTAGCCATCTATGAGTTATAGTTATAACATACACTCTTATAATATGTGggtaaataagataaaaaaaaaattaagattaaaaataaagtaactattttaacttaatattaaaaagttattgttaactttaagttgtgatattttaagttatttttttaagtatgtttaatttacttaataatttaattagtgtGGTCAATTGGTTCATATTTGGTATTTTGCTGATTAAACCTTAGGTAGTACCTTAATCAACCTTAGAAAAATGAACTGAATTTCTTATGGTTTAAGGGAACGGATaagaatcaaaagaaagaggtttATGCCAATGCTTACTTATTTGACACTTCAAAGTACATGGAATTCTGATTGGTGATGATTATAagaatttatttccattttaattgttttttttcataatttatgtcaattctaattgaaaatagtatttacatactttttttttttttttttttgtatttgaagtttacaaaattaatcttaaaattatagaaaatgtaAAATGTAAACTATTTTATTCGtatttcaacttaaaaaaaaaaaacaaaacaaaagaaaattaacaaaatgtaagtgaaaatattttgtccaatatttctataaaatataaatgaaaatagtatGATGGATGATGTTGTACTCCTtacaaatgaattttcatttattaagcTTTCAAATTTATTGTGACCCACCAAAATATACCAAAAATAGTATTTATAACAACCAATTGTACcaattaagatatttatttttattaactaatattttgactaatattttgatattaactaatatttatttttttaatcttaaataagacatttatttattaaagattaaatattcataggtaaaatattatagatacaTGAAATAGttacaaaatatttactataaaaaattagTCATATGTGTAGAGTCATAGTTATAACATAAACTCTTATAATATGTGggtaaataagataaaaaaatattaagattaaaaataaagtaactattttgacttaatatttaaaagttatgtttaactttaagttgtgatattttaagttattttactaagtatgtttaatttatttaatgatttaattaagttaatttataaaacactctcctaaagttaaaaataattttaagtattaacttatttttaatcttaaatatttttttgtctcatttgtccatatttagtgaaaatatattttacaaccaTAACTTTACGgttataatttatcttttataataaatatttttgtttgttatctTATTCATCTATGATActttaaataagaatttttaagaaataaatttattttttaagattaatgaaaggataaatattaattaaaattaacaaaggTAGCTATGTCACTTTGATGAtggagaataaattttaattaactttatCAATCAATCTTactatttaaagtaaaaattaagtagtaagttttaagttaacttatgtcattaagtaataaatactAGGTTTTACCAAACATCGTTCGAGTCAATTTGTGTTGTCAACTCATAAGTTCATATCACCTTTGATTAAAGAGGAGGTCTTACTACAACATCCAAATGTATTATGTCAATACCATCCAAAAATTACTATCAATTAAGGAGGTCTCGACCTCCGGTGTGTCATTACTGTATATCAATTATATTACTTATCTAATATTCCTTTCAGTTATATATGGGTGGTATTGTTTTGAATCTTGGTCTAAATTGACTTGTCATATTTTGTATTGTCTCATTGGATTGATGAGTTTTAATTGTTTATACTCTTATCccttttgtttaaatatttattcaatgGAATAGATTTGACTTTATTTTTACCTTTGTCccatttctttatatatttgtttagtGACGTAAATTTccccatatatttttaattactcgATTGATAATAATTTATCCCATTTGTTTATACATTTGTTTAATGATATATATTTCACTGATTATACATTCATTCAATAATACAAAATTTACcctatattttcaattgttcaaTTCCAAGTTTGATTGGTATTTCATTAATAACATTTTCCTAGCGAGGAGGTAAGAGGGGAATAAAAGGCATAAAATTATGCCTCAAACCTTTTCTAGACAAATaatgatcaaatgatatccCACTTTTTACCTCTTgattggttttgaaaaaataatcaattctaCAAGTCCTAGAGGGCAAGGTTATCCTTCTTATCTATTTTACAAATTGATCCATCATACTAAATACAActattttcttgttgtttttatATCTTTACTATTCATTTATCTTGTTAAATACACtcatattcttgtttttttttttttttttcatttctttatattttatttttataaaaaaaatcttcaattatcattttttagataaatattagaattattttttcattaaaataactaataaaattttaaaattctaacaatgaattataatattttaaaattcatacatttttttaatgaatattaaattattaataataaatacacaataaatagataatttaaaatgatacatgtcataaataataaaacatacaTGTAttgagataatattttattcaaaattataaactatggatataatgtttttaatgaatgtatataaattgtattattattaaatacaatttatatatatatatatatttttaaatagccCATTTAATAAAATGTAGGCAAATTCTATGTGAGAAAATGTGGCTAGGGCTcgtttattacttgttttattcCCTTGGACCAATGTGATATCGCTTCACTAAGTATGGGGGCAaacatatcattttttagaGTATGCCaatagaattattttatattgtgaaATCCACATTGAAAGCCTGAATCCTAGAGTAGTGTCCCGATTTTCAGCAACTTGGTGGGCCATCATGTTGGGTCCTCCAACTTTGATGGTATTCATTGTCTTGTTTATGAACCGATGTGTTGTTTGCTTACGAGATGGCAGGACTCTAATCTTGGTGCTTGAGCCTTGATCCTTCCTTTTTAGTGTGTTTGTTTCTTAAGTATCATTTTTATAGATTCTACAATGATAATATAGTTGTTATACATTCAGGTGAAAAAGTAGACaactattttctatgttttaaaaacaactttttcgctatagtgttttattattaattattttttatacttatataattattttttaaaaacat
This window contains:
- the LOC117908105 gene encoding ankyrin repeat-containing protein At2g01680-like is translated as MKIILQNLSYLVNEKDSSGRSPLHYAAASGALALVDHLLQLKPSNGSFLDGNLATPAHMAAENGHLNVLKLFVKRCRYSIELLNNHHQNILHVATQNGHLKIVRYIQNMFMVNDLLNETDEDGNTPLHLAAAKLHSSIVSTLIQTGNVDTTAINKKGETTLDIARKFQFVSPSNEGNEGTDGNQAQATPNKTGCAGDEKIKAKKQRTIEILKAASAKQAKKLEGILEQENLIIESIRDKRRKEMAGTLIVMATLVATVTFTATFTLPGGVQSEGPHQGMAVLTRKAAFKAFIVTDTVAMTTSMTATVILFTSSLNDEKNKWNLHFIALQLLWMSLASMGLAFLTGLFTVLSHSMELAIRYHWKSSESRSLVLGQ
- the LOC117908106 gene encoding ankyrin-1-like translates to MADALLTVAFDLLIQSVEWAIARARARALAVDHDEIRNLNLHVGFDSSQRKNTPLHIAARVGNKKILEALLSEGTPAWLLTENSKHETPLHTVARSGHVHVVKFLINWATESTDVETGGIQQVLRMRNMEGNTPLHEAVRNGHHSTVLVFMEAKDSDLFVSLNNAGESPLLMAVDTRASEIVKTILPNSKPSSLLHRSSNGQTILHRAILRADLSKILFPFFFAFSRL